The following proteins are co-located in the Carassius gibelio isolate Cgi1373 ecotype wild population from Czech Republic chromosome A9, carGib1.2-hapl.c, whole genome shotgun sequence genome:
- the zgc:92380 gene encoding keratin, type I cytoskeletal 18 isoform X44, translating into MSFMSPSRSFSSSSLSGSLGSRGGLFGSISPATIGNLANTLRPTVQINSSTFPPADDKETMKGLNDRLAGYLSKVRLLEDSNIELEKQIKEALMRKGAESDRDWSAYEKIMNDLRNQLQEMTMDNARLFLQIDNARLAADDFKVKFESEQAMRQGVEQDLAGLRKMLDDTYMGRMQLEGQIESMREELVFLKKSHEEDVANLESQISDSQVNVQMESKNNADLNETINNIRTQYERAAQKSREETEEWYKNKFDSITAEVTQNTEALQAGKTELNELRRTKQTLEIDLQALHNMIRSLEDSLRETEARYAHEVNGYNSGLVQLEGELGQVRAQVERQAAEYDALLNIKSKLEAEIATYHCLLEGVVDDEGDKNREEFSLEQALYAAPPPSVGLKKAIVITQEIVDRKGVSQSELEQNPTNHNNHVFGEEEELAEPLVLALELAMEKVKDEQEEFGEQLELAMEKAKDEQEEWGEQLELAMEKAKDEQEEWGEQLELAMEKAKDEQEEFGEQLELAMEKAKDEQEEFGEQLELAMEKVKDKQEEFGEQLELAMEKAKDEQEEWGEQLELAMEKAKDEQEEWGEQLELAMEKAKDEQEEFGEQLELAMEKAKDEQEEFGEQLELAMDKAKDEQEEWGEQLELAMEKAQDEQEEFGEQLELAMEKAKDEQEEWGEQLELAMEKAKDEQEEWGEQLELELELAMEKAKDEQEEWGEQLELAMEKWKDEQEEWGEQLGLEMEKLIEEREELEEEEFMKTGVLPRSAHKIWPPLQ; encoded by the exons ATGTCATTCATGAGCCCTTCCAGGAGTTTCTCCAGCTCAAGTCTGTCTGGTAGCTTGGGGTCAAGGGGTGGTTTGTTCGGGTCCATTTCCCCAGCCACTATAGGGAATCTGGCAAACACACTGCGTCCGACTGTGCAGATCAACAGCAGCACTTTTCCCCCAGCTGATGATAAAGAGACCATGAAGGGTCTGAATGACCGTCTGGCGGGGTATCTGTCAAAAGTGCGACTCCTGGAGGACTCCAACATTGAACTGGAGAAGCAAATCAAAGAGGCTCTGATGAGGAAAGGAGCTGAGAGTGACAGAGACTGGAGCGCCTATGAGAAGATCATGAATGATCTGAGAAACCAG CTCCAGGAAATGACCATGGACAATGCCAGACTCTTCTTACAGATAGACAATGCGAGGCTGGCTGCTGACGATTTCAAAGTCAA GTTTGAGTCGGAGCAGGCCATGCGGCAAGGGGTGGAGCAGGATCTGGCAGGACTCCGTAAGATGCTGGACGACACTTACATGGGCCGCATGCAGCTGGAGGGCCAGATCGAGTCTATGAGAGAAGAGCTGGTGTTCCTGAAGAAGAGCCACGAGGAG GATGTTGCCAACCTGGAGAGTCAGATCAGTGACTCTCAAGTCAATGTGCAAATGGAGTCTAAAAACAATGCAGACCTCAATGAGACCATTAATAACATCCGCACGCAGTACGAGCGAGCCGCACAGAAGAGCCGCGAGGAAACTGAAGAGTGGTATAAAAACAAA TTTGACAGCATCACAGCTGAGGTGACTCAGAACACAGAAGCTCTGCAGGCAGGAAAGACCGAGCTGAACGAGCTGCGCAGGACGAAACAAACTCTAGAAATTGACCTGCAGGCTCTGCACAATATG ATTCGATCCCTCGAAGATTCGCTGCGTGAAACAGAGGCACGTTACGCTCATGAAGTCAATGGGTACAACTCTGGATTGGTGCAGCTGGAGGGAGAGCTGGGACAGGTGCGAGCGCAGGTGGAGCGTCAGGCGGCCGAGTATGATGCCCTGCTGAACATCAAGTCCAAACTGGAGGCAGAGATTGCTACTTATCATTGCCTCCTGGAGGGTGTTGTTGACGACGAGGGGGACAAAAATAG AGAGGAATTTTCTTTAGAGCAGGCGTTGTATGCAG CTCCTCCGCCTTCCGTCGGACTTAAGAAAGCCATCGTCATCACGCAAGAAATAGTGGACAGAAAAGGGGTCTCTCAGAGTGAACTTGAGCAAAATCCTACTAATCACAACAACCACGTTTTTGGGGAGGAAGAGGAGTTGGCAGAACCACTGGTGTTAGCTTTGGAGTTAGCAATGGAAAAGGTGAAAGACGAGCAAGAGGAGTTTGGAGAACAACTGGAGTTAGCAATGGAAAAG GCAAAAGACGAGCAAGAGGAGTGGGGAGAACAACTGGAGTTAGCGATGGAAAAGGCAAAAGACGAGCAAGAGGAGTGGGGAGAACAACTGGAGTTAGCGATGGAAAAGGCAAAAGATGAGCAAGAGGAGTTTGGAGAACAACTGGAGTTAGCGATGGAAAAGGCAAAAGACGAACAAGAGGAGTTTGGAGAACAACTGGAGTTAGCAATGGAAAAG GTGAAAGACAAGCAAGAGGAGTTTGGAGAACAACTGGAGTTAGCGATGGAAAAGGCAAAAGACGAGCAAGAGGAGTGGGGAGAACAACTGGAGTTAGCGATGGAAAAGGCAAAAGACGAGCAAGAGGAGTGGGGAGAACAACTGGAGTTAGCGATGGAAAAG GCAAAAGACGAGCAAGAGGAGTTTGGAGAACAACTGGAGTTAGCGATGGAAAAGGCAAAAGACGAGCAAGAGGAGTTTGGAGAACAACTGGAGTTAGCGATGGACAAG GCAAAAGATGAGCAAGAGGAGTGGGGAGAACAACTGGAGTTAGCGATGGAAAAGGCACAAGACGAGCAAGAGGAGTTTGGAGAACAACTGGAGTTAGCAATGGAAAAG GCAAAAGACGAGCAAGAGGAGTGGGGAGAACAACTGGAGTTAGCGATGGAAAAGGCAAAAGACGAGCAAGAGGAGTGGGGAGAACAACTGGAGTTAGAGTTGGAGTTAGCGATGGAAAAGGCAAAAGATGAGCAAGAGGAGTGGGGAGAACAACTGGAGTTAGCGATGGAAAAGTGGAAAGATGAGCAAGAGGAGTGGGGAGAACAACTGGGGTTAGAGATGGAAAAGCTTATAGAAGAGCGAGAGGAGTTAGAAGAAGAAGAGTTTATGAAGACAGGGGTGCTCCCTAGGAGTGCCCATAAAATCTGGCCACCCCTACAATAA
- the zgc:92380 gene encoding keratin, type I cytoskeletal 18 isoform X48 yields the protein MSFMSPSRSFSSSSLSGSLGSRGGLFGSISPATIGNLANTLRPTVQINSSTFPPADDKETMKGLNDRLAGYLSKVRLLEDSNIELEKQIKEALMRKGAESDRDWSAYEKIMNDLRNQLQEMTMDNARLFLQIDNARLAADDFKVKFESEQAMRQGVEQDLAGLRKMLDDTYMGRMQLEGQIESMREELVFLKKSHEEDVANLESQISDSQVNVQMESKNNADLNETINNIRTQYERAAQKSREETEEWYKNKFDSITAEVTQNTEALQAGKTELNELRRTKQTLEIDLQALHNMIRSLEDSLRETEARYAHEVNGYNSGLVQLEGELGQVRAQVERQAAEYDALLNIKSKLEAEIATYHCLLEGVVDDEGDKNREEFSLEQALYAAPPPSVGLKKAIVITQEIVDRKGVSQSELEQNPTNHNNHVFGEEEELAEPLVLALELAMEKVKDEQEEFGEQLELAMEKAKDEQEEWGEQLELAMEKAKDEQEEWGEQLELAMEKAKDEQEEFGEQLELAMEKAKDEQEEWGEQLELAMEKAKDEQEEWGEQLELAMEKAKDEQEEFGEQLELAMDKVKDEQEEFGEQLELQLELAMEKAKDEQEEWGEQLELAMEKAKDEQEEWGEQLELAMEKAQDEQEEFGEQLELAMEKAKDEQEEWGEQLELAMEKAKDEQEEWGEQLELELELAMEKAKDEQEEWGEQLELAMEKWKDEQEEWGEQLGLEMEKLIEEREELEEEEFMKTGVLPRSAHKIWPPLQ from the exons ATGTCATTCATGAGCCCTTCCAGGAGTTTCTCCAGCTCAAGTCTGTCTGGTAGCTTGGGGTCAAGGGGTGGTTTGTTCGGGTCCATTTCCCCAGCCACTATAGGGAATCTGGCAAACACACTGCGTCCGACTGTGCAGATCAACAGCAGCACTTTTCCCCCAGCTGATGATAAAGAGACCATGAAGGGTCTGAATGACCGTCTGGCGGGGTATCTGTCAAAAGTGCGACTCCTGGAGGACTCCAACATTGAACTGGAGAAGCAAATCAAAGAGGCTCTGATGAGGAAAGGAGCTGAGAGTGACAGAGACTGGAGCGCCTATGAGAAGATCATGAATGATCTGAGAAACCAG CTCCAGGAAATGACCATGGACAATGCCAGACTCTTCTTACAGATAGACAATGCGAGGCTGGCTGCTGACGATTTCAAAGTCAA GTTTGAGTCGGAGCAGGCCATGCGGCAAGGGGTGGAGCAGGATCTGGCAGGACTCCGTAAGATGCTGGACGACACTTACATGGGCCGCATGCAGCTGGAGGGCCAGATCGAGTCTATGAGAGAAGAGCTGGTGTTCCTGAAGAAGAGCCACGAGGAG GATGTTGCCAACCTGGAGAGTCAGATCAGTGACTCTCAAGTCAATGTGCAAATGGAGTCTAAAAACAATGCAGACCTCAATGAGACCATTAATAACATCCGCACGCAGTACGAGCGAGCCGCACAGAAGAGCCGCGAGGAAACTGAAGAGTGGTATAAAAACAAA TTTGACAGCATCACAGCTGAGGTGACTCAGAACACAGAAGCTCTGCAGGCAGGAAAGACCGAGCTGAACGAGCTGCGCAGGACGAAACAAACTCTAGAAATTGACCTGCAGGCTCTGCACAATATG ATTCGATCCCTCGAAGATTCGCTGCGTGAAACAGAGGCACGTTACGCTCATGAAGTCAATGGGTACAACTCTGGATTGGTGCAGCTGGAGGGAGAGCTGGGACAGGTGCGAGCGCAGGTGGAGCGTCAGGCGGCCGAGTATGATGCCCTGCTGAACATCAAGTCCAAACTGGAGGCAGAGATTGCTACTTATCATTGCCTCCTGGAGGGTGTTGTTGACGACGAGGGGGACAAAAATAG AGAGGAATTTTCTTTAGAGCAGGCGTTGTATGCAG CTCCTCCGCCTTCCGTCGGACTTAAGAAAGCCATCGTCATCACGCAAGAAATAGTGGACAGAAAAGGGGTCTCTCAGAGTGAACTTGAGCAAAATCCTACTAATCACAACAACCACGTTTTTGGGGAGGAAGAGGAGTTGGCAGAACCACTGGTGTTAGCTTTGGAGTTAGCAATGGAAAAGGTGAAAGACGAGCAAGAGGAGTTTGGAGAACAACTGGAGTTAGCAATGGAAAAG GCAAAAGACGAGCAAGAGGAGTGGGGAGAACAACTGGAGTTAGCGATGGAAAAGGCAAAAGACGAGCAAGAGGAGTGGGGAGAACAACTGGAGTTAGCGATGGAAAAGGCAAAAGATGAGCAAGAGGAGTTTGGAGAACAACTGGAGTTAGCGATGGAAAAG GCAAAAGACGAGCAAGAGGAGTGGGGAGAACAACTGGAGTTAGCGATGGAAAAGGCAAAAGACGAGCAAGAGGAGTGGGGAGAACAACTGGAGTTAGCGATGGAAAAG GCAAAAGACGAGCAAGAGGAGTTTGGAGAACAACTGGAGTTAGCGATGGACAAGGTGAAAGATGAGCAAGAGGAGTTTGGAGAACAACTGGAGTTACAGTTGGAGTTAGCGATGGAAAAG GCAAAAGATGAGCAAGAGGAGTGGGGAGAACAACTGGAGTTAGCGATGGAAAAGGCAAAAGATGAGCAAGAGGAGTGGGGAGAACAACTGGAGTTAGCGATGGAAAAGGCACAAGACGAGCAAGAGGAGTTTGGAGAACAACTGGAGTTAGCAATGGAAAAG GCAAAAGACGAGCAAGAGGAGTGGGGAGAACAACTGGAGTTAGCGATGGAAAAGGCAAAAGACGAGCAAGAGGAGTGGGGAGAACAACTGGAGTTAGAGTTGGAGTTAGCGATGGAAAAGGCAAAAGATGAGCAAGAGGAGTGGGGAGAACAACTGGAGTTAGCGATGGAAAAGTGGAAAGATGAGCAAGAGGAGTGGGGAGAACAACTGGGGTTAGAGATGGAAAAGCTTATAGAAGAGCGAGAGGAGTTAGAAGAAGAAGAGTTTATGAAGACAGGGGTGCTCCCTAGGAGTGCCCATAAAATCTGGCCACCCCTACAATAA